One region of Emys orbicularis isolate rEmyOrb1 chromosome 6, rEmyOrb1.hap1, whole genome shotgun sequence genomic DNA includes:
- the SMIM27 gene encoding small integral membrane protein 27, with the protein MAPLSRRARDWLYSLILLTLVLLSWGYVIYATRIAAQWQLEKDYPDQMLNF; encoded by the exons ATGGCGCCGCTGAGCCGTCGCGCCCGGGACTGGCTTTACTCGCTG ATTCTTCTCACCCTTGTATTACTTTCATGGGGATATGTTATTTATGCAACAAGAATAGCAGCTCAGTGGCAACTTGAGAAGGACTACCCTGATCAAATGCTGaatttttaa
- the NDUFB6 gene encoding NADH dehydrogenase [ubiquinone] 1 beta subcomplex subunit 6: protein MAGYTPDEKLRLQQLRALRRRWLKDQELSPREPVLPPPKLGPVDSFWKRFLQPGSFWRLQTFKLYRAGVFTVSWLLIPSWFLHYYIKYHVKKRPYGVTETKYCIFPGDKILETGEIIPPMEEEPTGHH from the exons ATGGCTGGCTACACCCCCGACGAGAAGCTGCGGCTGCAGCAGCTGCGCGCCCTGCGGCGCCGCTGGCTCAAGGACCAGGAGCTGAGTCCGCGCGAGCCCGTCCTGCCCCCGCCGAAACTCGGGCCAGTGGACAGCTTCTGGAAGCGCTTCCTGCAGCCGGGCTCCTTCTGGCGGCTGCAG ACTTTCAAGCTGTACAGAGCTGGTGTATTTACTGTATCTTGGCTACTTATTCCTTCCTGGTTTCTTCACTACTATATCAAATACCATGTAAAG AAAAGGCCATATGGTGTTACTGAAACGAAGTACTGCATATTCCCA GGTGACAAAATTCTAGAGACAGGAGAAATAATCCCACCAATGGAAGAAGAGCCTACTGGTCATCACTGA